One window from the genome of Rufibacter tibetensis encodes:
- the polA gene encoding DNA polymerase I, which translates to MSTPDKRLFLLDAMALIYRAHFAFSKNPRINSKGMNTGAALGFTNTLVDLLNREKPTHIGVCYDAPSKTFRHDSFVEYKANRQAMPEDISIAIPYVKKIVEAFGIPGMMMDGFEADDIIGTLSCKAEKAGYDVFMMTPDKDYYQLVTDHVFVYKPAFLGNAIEIIDKPKVLERWEIENVKQVIDILGLQGDAVDNIPGIPGIGEKTAKTLIQRFGSVENLIANAHELKGKQKENVVNFAEQGLMSKELATIHLDVPIDFDEEGLRYDGPDTEKLAALFDELEFRQLATRVLGTASPAVPKPVSNKPTVGKGFKSDKPMGQTSLFEMPAGETVAPEEGADATAAGDDYAPRTRKTIDTTLHEYHLLTTPEQRQQLLKYLKQQKEVSFDTETTSIDAITARLVGISFCYMPGEAYYIPVPPKDEDAAREIVQEFKEVLESPAITKTGQNIKYDLVVLQRYGIDVQGPLYDTMLAHYLLEPDMRHNMDLLAETYLHYTPISIETLLGKGKNQLTMDKLPALQIYEYACEDADITLQLKNYFDPLLEKQGLKRLFNDVENPLLRVLGHMEREGVSIDADALAESSIVLQTSIQEMEQKIFNLAGMEFNIGSPKQLGEVLFDRMGLGGSKIKKTKTGQYATGEEILSKLAFEHEIVQLILDHRQLTKLKSTYVDALPALVCNEDNRLHTSYNQAVAATGRLSSTNPNLQNIPIRTEKGREIRKAFVPRDENHVLLSADYSQIELRIMAHFSNDATMKEAFQKGLDIHASTAAKVFHVPVDQVDSDMRRKAKTINFGIIYGISAFGLAERLAIPRREAAEIIEAYFQEFPAVKEYMDSAINQARDQEFVETLLGRRRYLRDINSRNQNIRGYAERNAINAPIQGTAADIIKIAMINIDQWLREEKLASRMILQVHDELVFDVLKEELPVVQPKIEELMKNAFPLSVPMEVGLGTGENWLQAH; encoded by the coding sequence ATGAGTACACCAGACAAACGCCTGTTTCTGCTAGACGCCATGGCGCTCATTTACCGCGCCCACTTCGCGTTCAGCAAGAACCCCAGAATCAACTCCAAAGGCATGAATACCGGGGCTGCCCTGGGTTTCACCAACACCTTGGTAGACCTGCTTAACCGCGAAAAGCCTACCCACATAGGAGTGTGCTACGATGCACCCTCCAAGACCTTCCGCCATGATTCCTTTGTGGAATACAAGGCCAACCGTCAGGCCATGCCCGAGGATATCTCTATCGCTATTCCGTACGTGAAGAAGATTGTAGAGGCGTTTGGCATACCCGGCATGATGATGGACGGGTTTGAGGCCGATGACATTATTGGCACGCTGTCTTGCAAAGCCGAAAAGGCCGGGTACGATGTCTTCATGATGACGCCCGACAAAGACTACTATCAACTGGTCACCGACCATGTGTTTGTCTACAAACCAGCGTTTCTGGGCAATGCCATTGAAATCATTGACAAACCCAAAGTGCTCGAGCGCTGGGAGATTGAGAACGTAAAGCAGGTCATTGACATTTTGGGCTTACAAGGCGATGCCGTGGACAACATTCCGGGAATACCTGGTATTGGGGAAAAGACCGCTAAAACGCTGATTCAACGCTTCGGCTCCGTAGAGAACCTGATTGCCAACGCCCATGAGCTCAAAGGCAAGCAGAAAGAGAACGTAGTGAACTTCGCCGAGCAGGGCCTCATGTCCAAAGAACTAGCGACCATTCACCTGGATGTACCCATTGACTTTGACGAGGAAGGCCTGCGCTATGATGGTCCGGACACGGAGAAACTGGCGGCCTTATTTGATGAACTAGAGTTCCGGCAGCTGGCTACCCGCGTGTTAGGCACTGCCTCGCCGGCGGTTCCGAAGCCCGTAAGCAACAAACCAACTGTGGGCAAAGGCTTCAAATCGGATAAGCCCATGGGGCAAACATCCCTATTTGAGATGCCGGCCGGTGAAACTGTAGCTCCTGAAGAAGGGGCAGATGCTACTGCTGCTGGCGATGACTACGCACCGCGCACCCGCAAAACCATAGACACCACGCTGCACGAATACCACCTGCTCACTACCCCTGAGCAACGGCAGCAACTGCTCAAATACCTGAAGCAACAGAAAGAGGTTTCCTTTGACACGGAGACCACCAGCATTGATGCCATCACCGCCCGTTTGGTAGGGATTTCGTTCTGCTATATGCCCGGTGAGGCTTACTACATTCCGGTTCCGCCCAAAGATGAAGATGCCGCCCGTGAAATTGTGCAGGAGTTCAAGGAAGTGCTGGAAAGCCCCGCTATCACCAAAACCGGGCAGAACATCAAGTATGACCTGGTAGTGCTGCAGCGCTACGGCATTGATGTGCAGGGACCGCTGTATGACACCATGCTGGCCCACTACCTCTTGGAGCCGGACATGCGCCACAACATGGATCTGCTAGCCGAGACGTACCTGCACTACACGCCCATTTCCATTGAGACGCTGCTGGGCAAAGGCAAAAACCAGCTTACCATGGACAAGCTTCCGGCGCTGCAGATCTACGAGTACGCCTGTGAAGACGCCGACATCACGCTTCAGCTTAAAAACTATTTTGATCCTCTTTTAGAGAAACAAGGCCTGAAACGCCTGTTCAATGATGTGGAAAACCCGCTCCTGCGCGTGTTGGGCCATATGGAACGCGAGGGTGTAAGCATTGACGCCGATGCTCTGGCCGAGTCATCCATTGTGCTGCAAACCAGCATTCAGGAAATGGAGCAGAAGATCTTCAACCTGGCGGGTATGGAATTCAACATCGGGTCTCCCAAACAGTTGGGTGAGGTGCTGTTTGACCGCATGGGTCTGGGCGGAAGCAAGATCAAGAAAACCAAAACGGGTCAGTACGCGACCGGCGAGGAGATTCTGTCTAAGCTGGCCTTTGAGCACGAAATTGTGCAGCTCATCCTGGATCATCGGCAGTTGACCAAACTGAAGAGCACGTACGTAGATGCGCTGCCAGCTTTGGTGTGCAATGAGGATAATCGTCTGCATACGTCGTACAACCAGGCCGTAGCCGCTACCGGTCGTCTGAGCTCCACCAATCCGAACCTGCAGAACATCCCTATTAGAACAGAGAAGGGCCGCGAGATACGGAAAGCGTTTGTGCCGAGAGACGAAAACCACGTGTTGCTCTCCGCTGACTACTCGCAGATTGAGCTGAGGATCATGGCGCACTTCAGCAATGACGCTACCATGAAAGAAGCTTTCCAAAAGGGGTTGGACATTCACGCTTCAACCGCGGCCAAGGTGTTCCACGTGCCCGTAGACCAGGTTGATTCTGACATGCGCCGCAAGGCCAAGACCATCAACTTTGGCATTATCTACGGTATCTCCGCCTTCGGTTTGGCAGAGCGTTTAGCTATTCCGCGCCGCGAGGCCGCCGAGATCATTGAAGCCTATTTCCAGGAGTTCCCGGCCGTGAAAGAGTACATGGACAGCGCCATCAACCAGGCCCGTGACCAGGAGTTTGTGGAGACCTTATTGGGTCGCCGCCGCTACTTGCGCGACATCAATTCCCGTAACCAGAACATCAGAGGCTACGCCGAGCGAAACGCCATCAACGCGCCTATTCAGGGAACCGCAGCCGATATCATCAAGATTGCCATGATCAACATTGACCAGTGGCTGCGTGAAGAGAAACTGGCCAGCCGCATGATTCTGCAGGTGCATGATGAATTGGTGTTTGACGTGCTAAAAGAAGAACTGCCCGTAGTACAGCCCAAGATTGAGGAACTCATGAAGAACGCCTTCCCGCTGAGTGTACCTATGGAAGTAGGCTTAGGCACGGGTGAAAACTGGTTGCAGGCACACTAA
- a CDS encoding lipocalin family protein, whose amino-acid sequence MKNYPLLLLLFCCALVFNGCSSDDDDPSQEDMLKNKRWQITALDASTPIGDYDFYADMEDCQRDNFVEFEDDEELIIDEGATKCRSSDPQRRNGSWTLKGNILTLRGIGEAYGLPEDDLELTVTELTSTSLTANFSQSVQGFPINGTVTMETM is encoded by the coding sequence ATGAAAAACTATCCTCTTCTACTTCTCCTATTCTGCTGCGCCCTTGTCTTCAATGGCTGTAGCAGCGACGATGATGATCCTTCTCAGGAAGATATGCTGAAGAACAAGCGCTGGCAGATTACTGCTTTGGACGCCTCTACTCCTATTGGCGACTATGATTTCTACGCTGATATGGAAGATTGCCAGCGCGACAATTTTGTTGAATTTGAAGACGATGAAGAGCTCATTATAGATGAAGGCGCCACCAAATGCCGTTCATCTGACCCGCAGCGGCGAAATGGTTCCTGGACATTAAAAGGGAATATCCTTACTTTACGGGGCATTGGAGAGGCATATGGACTTCCAGAGGATGACTTGGAACTGACAGTAACAGAACTTACCAGCACTTCGCTTACAGCTAATTTTTCACAATCTGTACAGGGCTTCCCTATCAATGGCACTGTAACCATGGAGACCATGTAA